Proteins from a genomic interval of Xanthomonas sp. AM6:
- the bcsZ gene encoding cellulose synthase complex periplasmic endoglucanase BcsZ has translation MTPHARQRRRLLGGALAAGAAALLPPAQAVAAAACAPWREWASFVDKHIDDGGRVIDFSNADQRSTSEGQSYALFFALVANDQVLFERLLGWTRHNLSGGRPQQVLPAWLWGRAGDASWRVLDANTASDADLWIAYTLLEAGRLWKRPGYTQAGMQMLALVRRHELAELPGFGGMLLPALQGFVKPQRWTLNPSYLPIQLLRRFAAADPKGPWAGLAQRSARLLRDSAPVGFAPDWIAWDGRAFVADPDKGALGSYDAIRVYLWAGMLDAGEPLRKALLADLSGPLRQLQAQGQFSEKVDTRLGVGSGTAPAGFAAALLPYLSALREPALLKAQAQQIPAPGDAAAARLPYYDRVLILFGRGWLDNRYRFSADGLLQPAWRTQCSA, from the coding sequence ATGACCCCGCACGCGCGACAGCGCCGCCGTCTGCTCGGCGGCGCGCTCGCCGCGGGCGCGGCCGCGCTGCTGCCGCCGGCGCAGGCCGTCGCCGCGGCGGCGTGCGCGCCGTGGCGCGAGTGGGCGAGCTTCGTCGACAAGCACATCGACGACGGCGGGCGGGTGATCGATTTCAGCAACGCCGACCAGCGCAGCACCTCCGAAGGCCAGTCCTATGCGCTGTTCTTCGCGCTGGTGGCCAACGACCAGGTGCTGTTCGAACGGCTGCTCGGCTGGACCCGGCACAACCTCAGCGGCGGCCGCCCGCAGCAGGTGCTGCCGGCCTGGCTGTGGGGCCGCGCCGGCGACGCCAGCTGGCGCGTGCTCGACGCCAACACCGCCAGCGATGCCGACCTGTGGATCGCCTACACCCTGCTGGAAGCCGGGCGCCTGTGGAAGCGCCCCGGCTACACCCAGGCCGGCATGCAGATGCTGGCGCTGGTGCGGCGCCACGAACTGGCCGAGCTGCCCGGCTTCGGCGGCATGCTGCTGCCGGCGCTGCAGGGCTTCGTCAAGCCGCAGCGCTGGACGCTCAATCCCAGCTACCTGCCGATCCAGTTGCTGCGCCGTTTCGCCGCCGCCGATCCGAAGGGCCCGTGGGCCGGGCTGGCGCAGCGCAGCGCGCGCCTGCTGCGCGACAGCGCGCCGGTCGGCTTCGCCCCGGACTGGATCGCCTGGGACGGCCGCGCGTTCGTCGCCGATCCGGACAAGGGCGCGCTGGGCAGCTACGACGCGATCCGCGTGTACCTGTGGGCCGGCATGCTCGACGCCGGCGAGCCGCTGCGCAAGGCGTTGCTCGCCGACCTGTCCGGGCCGTTGCGGCAACTGCAGGCGCAAGGCCAGTTCAGCGAGAAGGTCGACACCCGCCTGGGCGTGGGCAGCGGCACCGCGCCGGCCGGCTTCGCCGCCGCGCTGCTGCCGTACCTGAGCGCGCTGCGCGAGCCGGCGCTGCTGAAGGCGCAGGCGCAACAGATTCCCGCGCCCGGCGACGCCGCCGCGGCCAGGCTTCCCTATTACGATCGGGTGCTGATCCTGTTCGGCCGCGGCTGGCTCGACAACCGCTATCGCTTTTCCGCAGACGGCCTGCTGCAGCCCGCCTGGAGAACCCAATGTTCCGCATGA